The genomic segment AGAATGTGCTTCGTTTGTTTTATGCACTTGGCTACAAGTTGGATCATGAGCTACTGAAAGTGGGATTTGCCTTTAATTTCCAAAGAGGCACTAAAATTACAGTCACTGTTTCATCAGTTAATAAAATGCTAAAGCTACATGCTACTGATGAAACTGTGCCAGTAACTCCTGGAATACAGTTGGTTGAAGTGACAGCCCCAGCAACCTCTGAAAACTATGCTGAAGTTGCTGCTGCAATATCCTCATTTTGCGAATATTTAGCGCCGTGAGATTTCATTTTGCTtcatttacttttcttttttagcTATGAATTTAGAATCACTTTTTTCTGAGTCTAGCATTCTCATATGACGTTTTGTTACATTAATACCAAGCCAAAATAGTTCATTCTTGTCATGTGCATCCAGCAATTGGTAGCCCCTAGTGGATCCTAAGAAAAAGAAGGCACGATTGACTGATCGCAGCTGTCAGAGTGTCCGTTGTTAAGATAAATAATATATGCGAGATATGATTCATACTTGAGATTGTTATTTGATCGTTTAAAGATCCAACTTATCTTGACCTCAACAAGTAGATGTGGCAAAAATTGATCAGGAAAAGCATACTTATGCTTGTCTTCTTTTATTTAGTTTGATTTTTCAATGTAATCACACTTACGGTGTTTGTTTCTCAGGCTCCTCCATTTGTCAAAACCGGGTATTTCAACTGGGGTTGTTCCCACTGCCGCCGCTGCTGCTGCATCTCTTATGTCGGATGGTTGGGGCACAATTTTGTAGTAGAAATTTTAAAATCGTTCGGAaggttgttcttatttttcttttttggagGTGGGCTAGTGTGTGTCACTTTAATCAGTATCAAGATTCCCATGGCTGAGGAAGAATTCATCGTTGTTATATATAATAGCTGAACTATGAAGTAAATTATTAGAAGTACATTGTTTGCAATACAGAACCACATTGGATAAATACATTCAGGCTCCGGTACCATCATACtaaaattgattacacatgccaACTTCAACTTCAACTTCAGTTCGATACATCATCATACATATAATGCTTCTAGTAACGTACATACAAAGATACGCGATGTAGACATGGGCAACTCCTCGACTTTAAACAAGTTAAAAAGAGATAACTAGAAGCAACACAAGCAATAAATATTCACTCTAAACAGTCTGGCCTCTCAATTATTTAAAAGTTAGTCCCCATGCACtgcaccactaccactaccactaccaccacaaccacaaccacaacGGCTCCTCCTGCCCAAAAAGAGATTATTATAagttgatggtcattggaaaattGTGGCACATCTGGCATCTTTTGGTAGGCAAGGAATTCATGAAGCTGCATAGCTCACAGGACCAGTAAGTCCCATTAGACTCCACCTCCGATAGACCATCTTCCAAAGCTCTAACCAAGTTCTTAAAGTAGTTCCCAATTACAGAGGTCAGTTCAGCTAGCTTCAAACGATAGTCCATGAAATCCTGAACCGAACCTTCACCATCAAGATACTTCACTAGCTCCTTCTCAGCACAGTAATGAAGCCTCTCCAAGCTGAACTCTGCTTCACCCTGCAAGTACTCAAAAAACTGCTTTTTGGCCCATTGATGCTGAGGGAAGTAATACCCGTATGCATAAGTCCATTGCAGCACTCGTCTGCATCTTATAATCTGTTGCCAGGCCTCTGTTATGAACCTCAGAAGTGGCTTCTCTTGGCCATACACGAAACTAAGCCTATCCAAATATTCAGCTTGCACTACGCGTATGGCCTCCAAAGCTTTCTGCCTCGATCTTAAATTGGCTGCCCAACGGTTATAGTAATGAGTGTATTTAAGCAACGACGCCTTCACCACCTCTCTCCTTTTGATCTCCGTCTCATCGGCTTCAGACACAGCCTCTGACAAGTATTTGTTGCAAGAATGGAAAGATTTCGACGACCATTCACCAAGACAATGCCAACAAAATTCATATCTGCATGGAGGTGCACACCTCATGTGGTTACATCCATGGTCCTTCTCGATTAGCCGCTTGCACTGGGGACAAGACTTGGTATTGACTAGAATCCAATTCGCATTCTCCGACTCGTCCTTGTTCTTCATGTTCCACTTCGCCACCGTGTCGCAATCCACCGGCCGGTGAGCTTCCTCGTTACAGTTCCAGCAGAAATTGAAGGAGCATCGGCAATGAACATCGAAACCCGTGCGACAATTCCCGATGAAGTCGAAAAAATCAACGGCGTAATCGCAGTCTGGAGCAGGACACCATTTGATCTTCCTCCTCCTGTAACTGTCTTCCACATAAGACCGCAAAAGGTACCGCGAGTACTTCAACTTGGTGGAGTTGTCCATGATCAACATTCCGATCATGTCCTCGCCGACGGCGGCTGAGCAGGATGGGTCAGGACACCTCAGAAACAAACATCCCGGTCCTTCATCGTTTATCGACTTGGAAATGTAACCTCCATAGCAGTCCCTGCAAAATGGGTGACCACAAGAAGCCCAGACTGTACTATTAGTAATATTGTTACATATTTCAAAGCAAATTCCGCAAGCGATCGGATGATCGGACATAATTTGAAGGACGATCGGGGTTCGATAGAGGCCAACTACGTTTCGGACTTGGTCTTCGTCGTCGAACCAATGGTCGAACAGCTTACTGAGATTCCAGTTGAAGTGGCGGAGCAAGACGATCGCGGCGGCTCTTGACTCAGAAAGCGCAGTGGAAACCCTTAGAATATCATCTTCTTGGCGCTGCCTTATCTCAGCTTCGTTGAGGATCACATAGTTTACCCCTGCTTCGCTCtgttcttcgtcttcttctttgaCAAACCTGTCGAAGAAGGAACCGGCGACGATGCCGTTTTCATCGATATGAAGGGCGTTGGATTTGATCGAGTCTTCCATACATTCCATGATCGAAGAGGATTGAAGGTTAGGGTTTTAGGTGCGTTGAGACGACGCCAGAGGTTTATAGACTGAAGAATGAAGAccgaagaaggagaagaagaagaagtaacaCTATTGGAAAGTCTTAAGTCAACCAAGTATGCCTAAGAAATttttgagagagaaaataatttaataaataaaatacatcatCACCGCTAGCTAAAGGACAGAAAATAAATCAACGGTCGTGATGCTGTGGGGACTAAACTTGTTGCTCATCGACGACAACGGACACAGCTCCTCTTGACTTAAACCACCTGGTCCTGCTGTATCCCTtagtcttcttcttccttttttttttttttaataaaaacaacttaaatattaactttttttttttacatgaaaacaagaataaattaaaataaattcgTTATCTATTATTCCCATAAATTTGAAACAAATTAAAGGGAATATCTTCGCGGACAATACACGTGCGAAATAGGAAATAAACAGTTAGAATCCAAACCACTTGTCTTGTCGTTCCACTTTAGCTTATTAATGAGGAAATTTAGGATAATCCGAAacaagttttaaattttaattcaagTGTGAAGAACTACGATTGCGTTAggtaaaatataaataaacagttttttatttgtttaataaaaaatcTGAAGGTAAAATGACAATTGGTGTTGGTAATAAGCTTATttctgtttttaatttttaaaaatttgaattaaaatttattaatttttttaaaacaagatTTTCTCACtcttaaaaaaaattttaaatttatttccatttcttctctttcttcttccaGCGGCAAAAtgcatgcatttttattttataaaaatcaaaaagtataaaacaaaaatatattttcatttttgagtttaaaaaattttaaaacaaaagtttTACCAAAGGCAAcctacattatttatttatttgtgtttattttttttttttattttccttttctttttcaattcTAGTTTCACTCAAAATTTAGTAATATTATTGGCCACAACTATACAAGTTTTTGCCCAATATATTAGGCTTACAAGTTTTCACAATCATGACAAGCCATATTATTTGCACtaattaacaaataaatttaggaaaaaattacacataatgTAAAACCATAAATTTGCTATCTTAAATAGACAATATATTATAAGGGAATTTGCAGCATAAATATCAAATGTTTTACACTTGTCACAAATAAATACCTAATCGTTTATTTTTACAATGTTTTACACTTgtcataaataaatacataatcttttatttttacaGCAAAAATACTCAATATTCAATATATGTTGAAGATAAAtacctaatatttttttttgcagcaaaaatatcaaaatttgcTAAAACATTGCTTTTATCAGTACCTCTTTGTTGAAGTTGTTGAGTGTTGACTCACCAGATATGTATCACTccataattttggtatttttgtcctcaaaatataaatttttttaaaatttgaattaatttagaatgtatttttaattcattttttctaatttaaaatatttttttaaaatattatgaaaTTGACTGATTACAGATAGACAAATGTCTGTTTAGTCAACATATTTAAGAGCTCTAGCAGATGAGGTACTTACAGAAGCAACGTTTTAGCAACTATAGGTATTTTTGccacaaagaaaaaatattaggtatttatctttaacatatattgaacattgtATATTTTTGCCGTAAAAATAGAAGATTaagtatttaagtgcaacaaGTGTGAAACATTAGGTATTTATGCTGCAAATACCCCTATATTTTATAACCCAAAAGTGTTGTTTGACAAGTTTAAAGCAGTTGTCCTGACACATTTAAGATTTGTCGCGACAACTTGTTTTttccagattttttttttttttttttttttttatcaagaagaaaggaTGAACTTCATTAATCACACAACCAGAATTACAAACAGAAACAGCTCAAAACCGGCTAACAAAAGCAAGCCTCAACAGACAAAAACACAGCAGCTATAGCCGAACCAAACCagggaaaacagagcaaaacactAGCCAATTACATAGTAAATTGAGCAATTAAACAAGTTTCCTGAACAGATTACTTCTTCTTACTAATACTAATAAGCCTATGCTGCATTAAAAGCTTAACTTCAGCAGCTATACTGGAAGCAGTTCGAGAACAAAGATCAAATATACAGCAATTGCGATTCCTCCATATGCAGTACACAACAGCAGCAAACAACATGTTATAAATGTGAGATAGTAACCCATTGTTTATGCTAGAAAGCCAATCTCTCCATCTGTCAAATTCATAAGGCCATAAATTGATATCCAGCCACTCAGCTAGGAGCTCCAGAACCTTAACTGATAAAGAACATGCAAAGAATAAGTGAGAGTGGCTCTCTTCAACAACACCACAAACTGGGCACATGACAGAATCAAGAGGCACTTTGAACCTCAACAGATTATCATAAGTCAGTAACTGAGAATTTATGACCTGCCATAACAGAAATCTATGCTTAGGTAAGGATAATCTACACCATACAGCTTTGTAGTATCCTACCTGAACATGATTCAAGGACTGAATATATAGATTGGCAGAGTTAAACTTCCCATTT from the Humulus lupulus chromosome X, drHumLupu1.1, whole genome shotgun sequence genome contains:
- the LOC133805304 gene encoding mediator of RNA polymerase II transcription subunit 18-like isoform X1, with amino-acid sequence MMAYYNELIERHCNCLRCLQHVEAHEILLQGLCGVHRERLRIHEMCLKSGPNLGIVSSEVRLLCDLEQAEPAWTVRNVGGSMRGAGADQISVLVRTVVESKASKNVLRLFYALGYKLDHELLKVGFAFNFQRGTKITVTVSSVNKMLKLHATDETVPVTPGIQLVEVTAPATSENYAEVAAAISSFCEYLAPLLHLSKPGISTGVVPTAAAAAASLMSDGWGTIL
- the LOC133805304 gene encoding mediator of RNA polymerase II transcription subunit 18-like isoform X2: MECVVQGVIETQHVEAHEILLQGLCGVHRERLRIHEMCLKSGPNLGIVSSEVRLLCDLEQAEPAWTVRNVGGSMRGAGADQISVLVRTVVESKASKNVLRLFYALGYKLDHELLKVGFAFNFQRGTKITVTVSSVNKMLKLHATDETVPVTPGIQLVEVTAPATSENYAEVAAAISSFCEYLAPLLHLSKPGISTGVVPTAAAAAASLMSDGWGTIL
- the LOC133805303 gene encoding probable E3 ubiquitin-protein ligase ARI8 — protein: MECMEDSIKSNALHIDENGIVAGSFFDRFVKEEDEEQSEAGVNYVILNEAEIRQRQEDDILRVSTALSESRAAAIVLLRHFNWNLSKLFDHWFDDEDQVRNVVGLYRTPIVLQIMSDHPIACGICFEICNNITNSTVWASCGHPFCRDCYGGYISKSINDEGPGCLFLRCPDPSCSAAVGEDMIGMLIMDNSTKLKYSRYLLRSYVEDSYRRRKIKWCPAPDCDYAVDFFDFIGNCRTGFDVHCRCSFNFCWNCNEEAHRPVDCDTVAKWNMKNKDESENANWILVNTKSCPQCKRLIEKDHGCNHMRCAPPCRYEFCWHCLGEWSSKSFHSCNKYLSEAVSEADETEIKRREVVKASLLKYTHYYNRWAANLRSRQKALEAIRVVQAEYLDRLSFVYGQEKPLLRFITEAWQQIIRCRRVLQWTYAYGYYFPQHQWAKKQFFEYLQGEAEFSLERLHYCAEKELVKYLDGEGSVQDFMDYRLKLAELTSVIGNYFKNLVRALEDGLSEVESNGTYWSCELCSFMNSLPTKRCQMCHNFPMTINL